A genomic stretch from uncultured Cohaesibacter sp. includes:
- a CDS encoding DUF2232 domain-containing protein, with protein sequence MTNYLIIGIIAGLCTALLNLSGYVGGMFGLGIFLIILSPLPLMIASLGWGSFTGLIAVLSSGVALSLLISPLAGLIFMVVNSIPPWWLARLTTLNQTNSETGEVIWYPIDRLLIWIASIACVTSVAMFIPFGFSLDQYRDTISAMMNEVYKAQQLSLPQGTALTIEDIVSMITWMAPMASVLMVIFSSVVNLYLAGKVVQKSGRLQRPWPNLHQLILPPVVVFIFLVGFALMFILSGLPQILAQIVAAAFGTAVLLVGLSVLHYMTRQSPARLVILWTTYFLLAIFQWIGVVLILLGSAEIFFNIRSRKPGGPLGPKGQDNDEESGQS encoded by the coding sequence ATGACCAATTATCTGATCATAGGCATTATAGCCGGTCTTTGCACCGCGCTTCTGAATCTCTCCGGCTATGTCGGCGGGATGTTCGGCCTTGGCATCTTTCTGATTATTCTCTCCCCTCTTCCCTTGATGATTGCTTCGCTCGGCTGGGGATCCTTTACTGGACTAATCGCCGTTTTAAGCTCTGGCGTTGCCCTGTCTCTGCTGATCAGCCCGCTGGCTGGCCTTATATTCATGGTGGTGAACAGCATTCCACCCTGGTGGCTGGCGCGACTGACAACCCTCAACCAGACAAACAGCGAAACCGGCGAAGTCATCTGGTATCCCATAGATCGACTGCTGATATGGATTGCGTCCATCGCCTGCGTTACCAGCGTGGCCATGTTCATCCCGTTCGGCTTCAGTCTCGACCAGTATCGTGACACGATCTCGGCCATGATGAATGAGGTCTACAAGGCCCAGCAATTGTCATTGCCGCAAGGCACGGCCCTGACCATTGAAGACATCGTCTCGATGATCACCTGGATGGCTCCAATGGCCTCGGTTCTGATGGTGATCTTCAGTTCAGTAGTCAATCTCTATCTGGCAGGCAAGGTCGTTCAGAAATCAGGCAGATTGCAGCGCCCTTGGCCCAATCTACACCAACTGATCCTGCCTCCTGTGGTCGTATTCATCTTTCTGGTTGGCTTTGCCCTCATGTTCATTCTGAGTGGCTTGCCCCAGATTCTGGCTCAAATCGTAGCCGCAGCCTTTGGCACCGCCGTGCTTCTGGTTGGCCTTTCTGTCCTGCATTATATGACCCGCCAGTCACCGGCGCGTCTGGTCATTCTTTGGACAACCTATTTTCTTCTGGCCATTTTCCAATGGATCGGCGTGGTGTTGATCCTTTTGGGAAGTGCAGAAATTTTCTTCAATATCCGCTCCCGAAAGCCGGGCGGTCCCCTCGGACCAAAAGGCCAAGACAATGATGAGGAAAGCGGACAAAGCTGA
- the fabF gene encoding beta-ketoacyl-ACP synthase II — protein sequence MRRVVVTGMGMVSPLGNGVETTWSNILAGKSGAKNPTGFETDDLACRVACQLPFGDGTNGTFNPDDVLPVKEQRKIDPFIVYAIAAADEALADANWKPESYEDQISSGVMIGSGIGGLLGIEKAAYDLQEKGPRRISPFFIPGRLINLASGYVSIRHGLKGPNHAVVTACSTGAHAIGDAARLVSLGDADVMVAGGTESPIGRLALAGFAACRALSTNFNDTPEKASRPYDKDRDGFVMGEGAGVVVLEEYEHAKARGAKIYAEVIGYGMSGDAYHITAPSEDGDGAFRCMSAAMKRAGITPTDIDYVNAHGTSTPLGDEIELRAIERLVGDAADGLTMSSTKSAVGHLLGAAGAVEAIFSALAIRDQVAPPTLNLENPSIETEIDLVPKVPKKMDIKVALSNSFGFGGTNASLILRAVD from the coding sequence ATGAGACGAGTTGTCGTAACCGGTATGGGTATGGTCAGCCCACTTGGCAATGGGGTTGAGACGACCTGGTCAAATATACTGGCTGGCAAGAGCGGTGCGAAAAATCCAACCGGTTTTGAAACGGATGATCTGGCCTGTCGCGTTGCTTGTCAGTTGCCGTTTGGCGATGGTACGAATGGCACCTTTAATCCCGATGATGTGTTGCCGGTCAAGGAGCAGCGCAAAATTGATCCCTTTATCGTTTATGCGATTGCTGCGGCTGATGAAGCTTTGGCTGATGCAAACTGGAAGCCGGAAAGCTACGAAGACCAAATTTCCAGTGGTGTGATGATCGGGTCGGGTATTGGTGGCCTTCTGGGAATCGAAAAAGCGGCTTACGACTTGCAGGAAAAAGGTCCTCGTCGCATCAGCCCATTCTTTATACCCGGACGCCTTATCAACTTGGCATCGGGTTATGTCTCCATCCGCCATGGCCTCAAGGGCCCCAACCATGCTGTTGTTACTGCATGCTCCACTGGGGCGCATGCTATTGGTGATGCGGCGCGTCTGGTTTCTCTTGGCGATGCTGACGTGATGGTTGCCGGTGGCACCGAATCTCCTATTGGGCGTCTGGCGCTTGCCGGTTTTGCCGCCTGCCGAGCACTGTCGACCAACTTCAATGATACCCCCGAGAAGGCCTCCCGTCCTTACGACAAGGATCGTGACGGCTTTGTCATGGGCGAGGGTGCTGGTGTCGTTGTTCTGGAAGAATATGAGCATGCCAAGGCGCGTGGCGCCAAGATTTATGCCGAGGTCATCGGCTACGGCATGTCTGGCGATGCCTATCATATCACCGCTCCGTCGGAAGATGGCGATGGCGCGTTCCGTTGCATGTCCGCAGCGATGAAGCGTGCAGGCATTACGCCGACCGATATCGATTATGTCAATGCACATGGCACTTCTACCCCGCTAGGTGACGAAATTGAGCTGAGAGCCATTGAGCGGCTTGTTGGTGATGCTGCTGATGGTCTTACCATGTCGTCTACGAAATCGGCTGTCGGGCATCTTCTGGGCGCTGCAGGCGCTGTTGAAGCGATCTTCTCGGCGCTGGCTATTCGCGATCAGGTGGCGCCTCCGACATTGAACCTTGAGAATCCTTCTATAGAGACCGAGATCGATCTGGTTCCGAAAGTGCCCAAGAAAATGGATATCAAGGTTGCCTTGTCCAACTCCTTCGGTTTTGGTGGCACCAATGCGTCCCTTATCTTGCGGGCTGTAGACTGA
- the rpsF gene encoding 30S ribosomal protein S6, with product MALYEHVFLARQDISQQQVEALVEQYKTLIGEYEGSVGKVEFWGLKTIAYRINKNRKAHYVLMNIDAPSAAIVEMERQMRINEDVMRFMTIRVEEHEEEQSAMMQKRDRDDRRGGRGDRNDRGPRGDRGDRRPRREDRDSNSDKAAE from the coding sequence ATGGCGCTTTACGAGCACGTTTTCCTTGCTCGCCAGGATATCTCTCAGCAGCAGGTTGAGGCTCTGGTTGAGCAATACAAAACCCTTATCGGTGAATATGAAGGCTCCGTCGGCAAAGTCGAATTCTGGGGTCTGAAAACCATCGCATATCGCATCAACAAGAACCGCAAGGCGCATTATGTTCTGATGAACATCGACGCTCCTTCTGCAGCGATTGTTGAAATGGAACGTCAGATGCGCATCAACGAAGATGTCATGCGCTTCATGACCATCCGCGTTGAAGAACATGAAGAAGAGCAGTCTGCAATGATGCAGAAGCGCGACCGCGACGATCGTCGTGGTGGCCGTGGCGATCGCAATGATCGTGGCCCGCGCGGTGACCGTGGTGACCGCCGTCCACGTCGCGAAGACCGTGACAGCAATTCTGACAAAGCAGCTGAATAA
- the fabG gene encoding 3-oxoacyl-[acyl-carrier-protein] reductase, with translation MFDLSGKCALVTGASGGIGESIAMALHAQGAKVALSGTRVEALEALAEKLGGDRVFVTPANLSEAESIASLAGDAESAMGQLDILVNNAGITRDGLFMRMKDADWEQVLTVNLTSAMRLSRAVLRGMMKRRHGRIISISSVVGVTGNPGQGNYAAAKAGMIGMTKSLAQEVANRGITANCIAPGFIKTAMTEKLNEKQQEAINSAIPAARMGLPEEVASAAVYLASDEAAYVTGQTLHVNGGMAMI, from the coding sequence ATGTTTGATTTGAGCGGAAAATGCGCTCTGGTAACCGGCGCAAGCGGCGGTATCGGCGAATCCATCGCGATGGCGTTGCATGCACAGGGTGCCAAGGTTGCCCTGTCGGGCACGCGGGTGGAAGCGCTCGAGGCTCTGGCAGAGAAACTCGGTGGTGACCGTGTCTTTGTAACGCCTGCAAACCTGTCGGAGGCCGAATCTATTGCGTCCCTGGCTGGAGACGCAGAATCCGCCATGGGACAGCTCGATATTCTGGTAAATAACGCCGGAATCACGCGCGATGGGCTTTTCATGCGTATGAAGGATGCAGACTGGGAACAGGTGCTTACGGTTAATCTGACCTCGGCGATGCGCCTTTCCCGCGCGGTTCTGCGCGGCATGATGAAGCGTCGTCACGGGCGCATTATTTCCATCAGCTCCGTGGTTGGCGTTACGGGCAACCCGGGACAGGGCAATTATGCCGCAGCCAAAGCTGGCATGATCGGCATGACCAAGTCTCTGGCTCAGGAAGTGGCCAACCGCGGCATCACCGCAAACTGCATCGCGCCGGGCTTCATCAAAACGGCGATGACTGAAAAGCTGAATGAAAAGCAGCAGGAAGCCATCAATTCCGCTATCCCTGCTGCGCGCATGGGTTTGCCTGAAGAGGTTGCCAGTGCTGCCGTCTATCTGGCAAGTGACGAAGCTGCCTATGTCACCGGACAGACTCTTCATGTCAACGGTGGCATGGCGATGATCTAA
- the rplI gene encoding 50S ribosomal protein L9, with protein MELILLERVAKLGQMGDIVTVRTGYARNFLLPQGKAIRASEANKKRFEAERAQLEARNLEAKSEAEALKERIGDKTVIVIRAASETGQLYGSVSPRDLSDALSEDGVSLTRSQISLDRPIKTIGMHAVTVILHPEVELIVTANVARSQDEAERQAAGEDLSQTERDEAFEFEEDLELDEELLEEIEGEEEAEASEEVAEEEAEEKE; from the coding sequence ATGGAACTGATCCTGCTTGAACGCGTCGCAAAGCTCGGCCAGATGGGCGACATCGTCACTGTACGTACCGGCTATGCACGTAACTTCCTTCTGCCTCAGGGCAAAGCTATCCGCGCTTCCGAAGCCAACAAGAAACGCTTTGAAGCCGAGCGCGCACAGCTCGAAGCCCGCAACCTGGAAGCCAAGAGCGAAGCAGAAGCGCTCAAAGAACGCATTGGCGACAAAACGGTTATCGTTATCCGCGCTGCTTCTGAAACCGGCCAGCTGTACGGCTCCGTTTCCCCTCGTGACCTGTCCGACGCTCTGTCTGAAGATGGTGTCTCCCTGACCCGCAGCCAGATTTCTCTGGACCGCCCGATCAAAACCATCGGCATGCATGCTGTTACCGTGATCCTGCATCCGGAAGTCGAGCTGATCGTTACCGCCAACGTTGCCCGTTCTCAGGACGAAGCTGAACGTCAGGCTGCTGGCGAAGATCTTTCCCAGACCGAACGCGACGAAGCATTCGAGTTCGAAGAAGATCTGGAACTGGACGAAGAGCTGCTCGAAGAAATCGAAGGCGAAGAAGAAGCTGAAGCTTCTGAAGAAGTTGCCGAAGAAGAAGCTGAAGAAAAAGAATAA
- the rpsR gene encoding 30S ribosomal protein S18 has translation MSGARRPFFRRRKTCPFSGDNAPKIDYKDVRLLQRYVSERGKIVPSRITAVSAKKQRELARAIKRARFLGLLPYVIS, from the coding sequence ATGTCTGGAGCACGTCGTCCATTTTTCCGTCGTCGCAAAACTTGCCCTTTTTCCGGCGATAATGCACCCAAGATTGATTACAAGGATGTCCGCCTTCTGCAGCGTTACGTTTCCGAACGCGGCAAAATCGTTCCATCCCGTATCACGGCAGTCTCTGCCAAGAAACAGCGCGAACTGGCCCGTGCCATCAAACGCGCTCGCTTCCTTGGCCTTCTGCCATATGTTATCAGCTAA
- a CDS encoding acyl carrier protein, translating to MSDIAERVKKIVIEHLGVDAEKVTESASFIDDLGADSLDTVELVMAFEEEFGTEIPDDAAETIQTVGDAVSFLTKAAN from the coding sequence ATGAGCGATATCGCTGAACGCGTAAAAAAAATCGTGATCGAACATCTCGGCGTTGACGCTGAAAAAGTAACCGAATCTGCAAGCTTCATCGATGATCTGGGCGCAGACAGCCTTGACACCGTTGAGCTGGTTATGGCTTTCGAGGAAGAATTCGGAACCGAGATTCCTGATGACGCTGCCGAGACCATTCAGACGGTCGGCGACGCTGTCTCCTTCCTGACCAAAGCTGCCAACTAA
- the fabD gene encoding ACP S-malonyltransferase: MSVAFTFPGQGSQAVGMGKALADEFSVARAVYEEVNDALGEKLSDIMWNGPADVLTLTRNAQPALMAASIAALRVMKEKGLDLADKVSYVAGHSLGEYSALAASGALSLGDTARLLRIRGDAMQKAVPVGEGAMAAILGLSMDDVKAVTEEAAEGEVCQVANDNATGQVVISGAKSAIERAAALAKEKGAKRALLLPVSAPFHCALMAPAADAMAEALSKVTIHKPAVPLVANVLANAIEDPEAIRKHLVEQVTGMVRWSESVSWLSHNGVDCLYEIGTGKVLSGLAKRIVKGISTVNVGEPGDIDPAMAKLA; the protein is encoded by the coding sequence ATGAGTGTTGCTTTTACTTTCCCCGGACAAGGCAGTCAGGCTGTTGGAATGGGCAAGGCGCTGGCCGACGAATTTTCTGTTGCGCGCGCTGTCTATGAAGAAGTGAATGATGCCCTGGGTGAAAAGCTCTCCGATATCATGTGGAACGGTCCGGCTGACGTGCTGACCCTTACGCGCAATGCGCAGCCAGCCCTTATGGCGGCATCCATTGCAGCTCTGCGTGTGATGAAGGAAAAAGGCCTCGATCTGGCCGACAAGGTGTCCTATGTCGCAGGTCACTCTCTGGGTGAATATTCCGCGCTTGCCGCTTCCGGGGCGCTCAGCCTTGGGGATACGGCGCGTCTTTTGCGCATCCGTGGCGATGCCATGCAGAAAGCTGTTCCGGTGGGCGAAGGCGCCATGGCGGCTATTCTGGGGCTTTCCATGGATGATGTGAAGGCGGTAACCGAAGAAGCCGCCGAAGGTGAGGTTTGTCAGGTTGCCAACGACAATGCGACCGGTCAGGTTGTTATTTCCGGTGCCAAGAGTGCCATTGAGAGGGCCGCTGCTCTGGCCAAGGAAAAAGGCGCCAAGCGCGCGTTGCTGTTGCCTGTCAGCGCTCCTTTCCATTGTGCGCTGATGGCTCCTGCAGCCGATGCCATGGCTGAGGCGCTTTCTAAAGTGACCATTCACAAACCGGCTGTTCCGCTCGTGGCAAATGTTCTGGCCAATGCGATCGAAGATCCTGAAGCCATCCGCAAACATCTGGTTGAGCAAGTTACCGGCATGGTGCGTTGGTCCGAATCTGTTTCCTGGCTCTCGCACAATGGTGTTGATTGCCTCTATGAAATCGGTACAGGCAAAGTTTTGTCCGGTCTTGCCAAGCGTATCGTTAAGGGAATCAGCACGGTAAATGTTGGCGAACCGGGCGATATCGACCCTGCCATGGCAAAATTGGCCTGA
- the radA gene encoding DNA repair protein RadA, translated as MARKKSTFVCQSCGAITNRWVGRCEACGEWNSIIEEVESAGIGSSPKTIRGKSGRIVELVPLSGKDKPAPRIETGVGELDRVTGGGFVKGSVLLLGGDPGIGKSTLLIQASAALTHHGHRVVYISGEEAIDQVRMRAARLGLAEATVQLAAETSVEDILATLTSGPAPEMVVIDSIQTLWTEAADSAPGTVTQVRASAQAMIRYAKQTGAAVILVGHVTKDGQIAGPRVVEHMVDGVLHFEGDSGHQFRILRAIKNRFGPTDEIGVFEMTGGGLSQVANPSAMFLGERNTSTPGAAVLAGIEGSRPLLVEIQALVAQSPLGTPRRAVVGWDSSRLSMILAVLDAHCGVRLSNHDVYLNVAGGMKISEPAADLAVAAALVSSLAGIALPSDCVYFGEVSLSGAVRPVSHTASRIKESAKLGFAKAVIPEASQKSIKSTELELSTLTTLTDLVARIASGTEILTQDTQEA; from the coding sequence ATGGCACGCAAGAAATCAACATTTGTCTGCCAGTCCTGCGGCGCGATAACGAATCGCTGGGTGGGGCGCTGCGAAGCCTGTGGTGAATGGAACTCCATCATCGAAGAGGTGGAAAGCGCAGGCATCGGCAGCTCTCCCAAAACAATCCGGGGCAAATCCGGCAGGATTGTCGAGCTGGTGCCGCTTTCCGGCAAGGACAAGCCGGCACCGCGCATAGAAACAGGCGTTGGCGAACTGGATCGCGTTACCGGCGGCGGCTTTGTCAAAGGCTCGGTTCTGCTTCTTGGCGGCGATCCGGGTATCGGCAAATCCACTCTGCTCATTCAGGCCTCAGCGGCGCTCACGCATCATGGTCACCGCGTGGTTTATATCTCCGGTGAGGAAGCAATTGATCAGGTTCGCATGCGCGCTGCCCGTCTCGGCCTTGCAGAGGCAACCGTGCAACTGGCTGCAGAAACCAGTGTGGAAGATATTCTGGCCACCCTCACCTCTGGCCCGGCCCCCGAGATGGTGGTGATCGATTCGATCCAGACCCTCTGGACAGAAGCTGCCGATAGCGCTCCGGGCACGGTCACGCAGGTGCGCGCCTCGGCTCAGGCCATGATCCGCTACGCCAAGCAGACCGGAGCTGCCGTTATTCTCGTAGGGCACGTTACCAAGGACGGACAGATTGCCGGTCCCCGCGTTGTGGAGCATATGGTGGATGGCGTTTTGCATTTTGAGGGCGATTCAGGCCATCAATTCCGCATTCTTCGCGCCATCAAGAACCGCTTCGGCCCAACCGATGAAATCGGCGTGTTTGAAATGACCGGCGGCGGACTCTCACAGGTCGCAAACCCTTCGGCTATGTTCCTTGGCGAGCGCAACACCTCAACGCCGGGCGCTGCCGTGTTGGCGGGCATAGAAGGGTCAAGGCCCTTGCTTGTGGAAATTCAGGCTCTGGTTGCCCAGTCTCCGCTCGGCACCCCGCGCCGCGCCGTTGTTGGCTGGGATTCAAGCCGCCTGTCCATGATCCTTGCAGTGCTTGATGCCCATTGCGGCGTGCGCCTTTCCAATCATGATGTCTATCTCAATGTCGCCGGTGGCATGAAGATCAGCGAACCGGCAGCCGACCTTGCTGTTGCGGCCGCTCTGGTCTCCTCGCTGGCAGGCATTGCCTTGCCATCAGATTGTGTCTATTTCGGCGAGGTCAGCCTCTCGGGTGCGGTTCGTCCGGTTTCGCATACGGCATCCCGAATCAAGGAATCAGCCAAACTGGGCTTTGCCAAAGCCGTTATTCCGGAAGCATCGCAAAAATCGATCAAATCGACCGAACTGGAGCTTTCGACCCTCACAACCCTGACGGATCTGGTGGCTCGCATTGCTTCGGGAACGGAAATCCTGACACAGGACACACAAGAGGCATAA
- a CDS encoding replicative DNA helicase has product METAAKLEKADEITTRQAPHNLEAEQQLLGAILVNNQTYDRVEAFLKPHHFFDPNLQDIFEKTSKLIRSGKIASPVTLKTFFPADYVIADMPIDVYLLRLASQATSIINAEDYGLLIMDLATRRNLIEIGTDVVNVAYDAPIDTPPRIQIEDAEKRLFELAETGGEKGGFQSFATAATEAIEMAEAAYKRDGQLSGISTGLTDLDQKMGGLQHSDLIILAARPAMGKTSLVTNIAYNIASAYRSEEQPDGSLKTVNGGVVGFFSLEMSAEQLATRVIAEQAMVSSEKIRRGKVDQDEFARIAQKAQEMQITPLHIDPTGGISIAQLAARARRLKRQKGLDLLIVDYLQLLSGSASKASQGRVQEITEITTNLKALAKELNVPVVALSQLSRQVEARDDKRPQLADLRESGSIEQDADVVLFIYREEYYKMREEPKPGTEEHFTWQSEMERCMGKAEVIIAKQRHGPTGIVPLAFQGEFTRFSDLARDEYIPEAYE; this is encoded by the coding sequence ATGGAAACCGCTGCCAAGCTCGAAAAAGCCGATGAAATCACAACCCGTCAGGCTCCACACAATCTGGAAGCCGAGCAGCAGCTATTGGGCGCAATTCTGGTTAACAATCAGACATATGACCGTGTTGAAGCCTTCCTGAAGCCGCATCATTTCTTTGATCCGAATCTGCAAGACATCTTCGAGAAGACATCCAAGCTGATCCGGTCCGGCAAGATCGCGTCACCGGTCACGCTGAAAACCTTCTTCCCGGCGGACTATGTCATCGCCGACATGCCGATTGACGTCTATTTGCTACGCTTGGCCTCGCAGGCCACCTCCATCATCAACGCCGAAGACTACGGCCTGCTGATCATGGACCTTGCGACCCGGCGCAATCTCATCGAAATCGGTACCGATGTGGTCAATGTGGCCTATGATGCCCCCATTGATACACCCCCTCGCATCCAGATTGAGGACGCAGAAAAGCGTCTGTTCGAACTGGCAGAAACCGGCGGTGAAAAGGGCGGCTTCCAGTCCTTTGCCACGGCAGCGACCGAAGCCATCGAGATGGCGGAAGCGGCCTACAAACGCGATGGACAGCTCTCTGGTATCTCCACAGGCCTTACCGACCTTGACCAGAAAATGGGTGGTCTTCAGCATTCGGACTTGATCATCCTTGCTGCGCGTCCCGCGATGGGGAAAACCTCGCTGGTGACCAACATCGCCTACAACATCGCCAGCGCCTATCGCTCTGAAGAACAACCCGACGGTTCACTGAAAACCGTCAACGGCGGTGTCGTCGGCTTCTTCTCGCTCGAAATGAGCGCCGAACAGCTGGCCACCCGTGTTATCGCCGAGCAGGCGATGGTGTCTTCAGAAAAGATTCGCCGAGGCAAGGTGGATCAGGACGAGTTTGCCCGCATTGCGCAAAAAGCGCAGGAAATGCAAATCACACCGCTGCATATCGACCCCACAGGTGGTATCTCGATCGCCCAGCTGGCCGCGCGCGCCCGTCGCCTCAAACGCCAGAAAGGTCTCGATCTGCTGATCGTCGACTATCTGCAGCTGCTGTCCGGTTCTGCCTCCAAGGCCTCTCAGGGCCGCGTGCAGGAAATCACCGAAATCACGACCAACCTCAAGGCGCTTGCCAAGGAGCTGAACGTTCCGGTCGTTGCCCTTTCCCAGCTCTCGCGACAAGTGGAAGCCCGAGACGACAAGCGCCCACAGCTCGCCGACCTTCGTGAATCCGGCTCCATCGAGCAGGACGCCGACGTCGTCCTCTTCATCTATCGAGAAGAATATTACAAGATGCGTGAGGAACCCAAGCCCGGGACGGAAGAGCATTTCACCTGGCAATCCGAAATGGAACGCTGCATGGGCAAGGCCGAAGTCATCATCGCAAAGCAGCGTCACGGCCCCACGGGCATTGTGCCTCTCGCCTTCCAGGGCGAATTCACGCGCTTCTCCGATTTGGCGCGCGACGAATATATTCCTGAGGCATACGAATAA
- a CDS encoding YrhK family protein, with amino-acid sequence MKIFQEHNSRKSQAHKDIYAAYELAYTLVDLSAALLFVIGSVMFFYDSWQISGTWCFLIGSILFGVKPTLRFVRELHYLAIGRKMDPGEQAPD; translated from the coding sequence ATGAAAATATTTCAAGAGCATAACAGCCGGAAATCGCAAGCCCACAAAGATATTTACGCTGCCTATGAGCTTGCCTATACGCTGGTTGATTTATCCGCAGCCCTTTTATTCGTCATCGGATCGGTCATGTTTTTCTATGATAGCTGGCAGATCTCCGGCACCTGGTGCTTTCTGATTGGCTCCATTTTATTCGGCGTCAAGCCGACATTGCGGTTTGTCAGGGAATTGCATTATCTGGCAATCGGTCGCAAAATGGATCCTGGTGAGCAGGCGCCAGACTAA
- the alr gene encoding alanine racemase — protein MPEIYLPHISHLTAPDPSIAGSHLTINLKALADNYRTLSQKTGAAECAAVIKADAYGTGLEPAADTLWQAGARTFFVAHPQEGAKARTLLPDAIIYVLNGLVGDDSKDGYDYYRAHQLRPVLGCREEVSLWQDYCANREESLPCAIHFDTGMNRLGLSLADAQALIDAWQTAKPAFALELIMSHLVCADEPNHPKNQEQLKKFRAVRALFPDVKASLANSGGVFLGPDYHFDLCRPGIALYGGAICEGEKSPMKVVATLKSRVLSTRAVPKGQSVSYGATETTKRDSRLAVLCLGYADGYLRTASSSDLKKGAKVAINGHQAPIIGRVTMDLIIVDVTDIPEEKVKRGDWAEFFGTQIPIDDVAKAAGTISYELLTSLGLRALRSYL, from the coding sequence ATGCCCGAAATTTACCTCCCCCACATATCCCACCTAACCGCGCCAGACCCCAGCATCGCTGGCAGCCACCTGACCATTAATCTCAAGGCCCTTGCAGACAATTACCGCACGTTGTCGCAAAAGACCGGCGCTGCTGAATGCGCCGCCGTCATCAAGGCCGATGCCTATGGAACGGGTCTTGAGCCTGCCGCAGACACCCTTTGGCAAGCCGGAGCCCGCACTTTCTTTGTAGCTCATCCGCAGGAAGGGGCAAAAGCACGCACGCTGCTGCCCGATGCCATCATCTATGTGCTGAACGGCCTTGTGGGGGACGATAGCAAGGATGGCTATGATTATTACCGCGCCCATCAGCTCCGCCCCGTGCTCGGCTGTCGGGAGGAAGTTTCCCTCTGGCAGGATTATTGCGCCAACAGGGAAGAATCGCTTCCTTGCGCCATTCATTTCGACACTGGAATGAACCGCCTTGGCCTTAGCCTTGCAGACGCGCAAGCCCTTATTGATGCATGGCAGACGGCCAAACCGGCCTTTGCGTTGGAACTGATCATGAGTCATTTGGTTTGTGCCGATGAGCCAAACCACCCGAAAAATCAGGAACAGTTGAAAAAATTCCGCGCCGTACGTGCCTTGTTCCCGGATGTAAAGGCCTCTCTGGCCAATTCCGGCGGCGTGTTCCTCGGGCCGGATTATCATTTCGACCTCTGCCGCCCCGGCATTGCGCTTTATGGTGGAGCAATTTGTGAGGGCGAAAAAAGCCCAATGAAGGTTGTCGCGACGTTGAAAAGCCGTGTGCTTTCCACCCGCGCGGTCCCAAAGGGACAAAGCGTCAGCTATGGCGCAACGGAAACGACCAAGCGCGACAGCCGTCTTGCAGTCCTCTGCCTTGGCTATGCTGATGGCTATCTGCGGACAGCCAGCAGCAGCGACCTTAAAAAGGGCGCAAAAGTTGCCATCAATGGCCATCAGGCACCGATCATTGGTCGGGTCACGATGGATTTGATTATCGTTGATGTCACGGACATTCCCGAAGAGAAGGTCAAGCGCGGTGACTGGGCCGAATTCTTTGGCACGCAGATCCCCATCGATGATGTCGCAAAAGCCGCAGGTACCATCAGTTACGAACTTCTGACAAGTCTTGGCTTGCGCGCCCTTCGCAGCTATCTATAA